Proteins from a genomic interval of Phenylobacterium sp. LH3H17:
- a CDS encoding OmpA family protein, translating into MNAHASKLAVAAAALLGVVTLGGCATKDYVNQQVGLVDGKVAGHETRLVGLDRTSREALERATAAGKLAEGKFVYSEVLSDDSMKFEVSKATLSPEATARLDAFVARLKSENRNVYIEVQGHTDSTGSPEGNYRLGEQRAEAVRRYLNQQGVALNRVGTISYGADAPVAPNTDRAGRQANRRVVLIVLA; encoded by the coding sequence ATGAACGCGCATGCGTCGAAGTTGGCGGTCGCGGCGGCGGCGCTGTTGGGCGTCGTGACCCTGGGTGGCTGTGCCACCAAGGACTACGTCAACCAGCAGGTCGGCCTGGTCGACGGCAAGGTGGCGGGCCACGAGACGCGTCTGGTCGGCTTGGACCGGACCAGCCGTGAGGCGCTGGAGCGCGCCACCGCGGCGGGCAAGCTGGCGGAGGGCAAGTTCGTCTATTCGGAGGTGCTGTCCGACGACAGCATGAAGTTCGAGGTGTCGAAGGCGACATTGTCGCCCGAGGCCACGGCTCGACTCGACGCGTTCGTCGCCAGGTTGAAGAGCGAAAACCGCAACGTCTATATCGAGGTGCAGGGCCACACGGACTCGACCGGTTCGCCCGAAGGCAACTATCGCCTGGGCGAGCAGCGGGCCGAGGCGGTGCGCCGCTACCTGAACCAGCAGGGCGTCGCGCTCAATCGGGTCGGGACCATCTCCTACGGCGCCGACGCGCCGGTGGCCCCCAATACCGACCGGGCCGGCCGGCAGGCCAATCGGCGGGTGGTGCTGATCGTCCTGGCCTAG
- a CDS encoding OmpA family protein, which produces MIQHASKMVIAGAMMFGAVSLSACATKEYVNTQVGVVDAKVAAHDARISGVDATAREALQRADAAGKLAGGKFAYSQVLSDDSLKFPAAKATLTPEAQARLDALAGKLISENRNVYVEIQGHTDATEAKSTAAYRLGEQRAEAVRRYLSQKGVALNRIGTISFGAEAPVAPNTDRAGRQANRRVVLIVLS; this is translated from the coding sequence ATGATCCAGCATGCGTCGAAGATGGTGATCGCGGGAGCGATGATGTTCGGGGCCGTGAGCCTGAGCGCCTGCGCCACCAAAGAGTACGTCAATACGCAGGTCGGCGTCGTCGACGCCAAGGTCGCCGCCCACGATGCCCGGATTTCGGGCGTGGACGCCACGGCGCGTGAGGCGCTGCAGCGGGCCGACGCGGCCGGCAAGCTGGCCGGAGGCAAGTTCGCCTATTCCCAGGTTCTGTCCGACGACAGCCTAAAGTTCCCGGCGGCCAAGGCGACCCTGACCCCCGAGGCCCAGGCGCGACTCGACGCCCTGGCCGGCAAGCTGATCAGCGAAAACCGCAATGTCTATGTGGAGATCCAGGGCCACACCGACGCCACGGAGGCGAAGAGCACCGCCGCCTATCGGCTGGGCGAGCAGCGCGCCGAGGCGGTGCGTCGCTATCTCAGCCAGAAGGGCGTCGCCCTGAACCGCATCGGGACCATCTCCTTCGGCGCCGAAGCGCCGGTGGCTCCGAACACCGACCGGGCGGGTCGGCAGGCCAACCGTCGGGTGGTGTTGATCGTCCTGTCCTAG
- the uvrA gene encoding excinuclease ABC subunit UvrA has translation MAEQLNFIRVRGAREHNLKNVNVDIPRGELVVLTGLSGSGKSSLAFDTIYAEGQRRYVESLSAYARQFLELMSKPDVDLIEGLSPAISIEQKTTSRNPRSTVGTVTEIHDYMRLLWARVGVPYSPATGLPIESQTVSMMVDKLTALPEGERLYLLAPVVRGRKGEYRKEIAEWQKSGFQRLKIDGEFYPIEDAPVLDKKFKHDIDIVVDRLVTKPGLETRYADSIETALKLADGIAVAEWADKPEGQDEPRRLLFSEKFACPVSGFTISEIEPRLFSFNNPYGACPVCDGLGAKLAFDADMVVPDKDKTLHKGAIGPWSKGPSPLYTQTLQALARHYGFSMDEPWWKLSEAARNVVLYGSGTEKIKFVYDDNARKYEVNKTFEGVLPNLERRWRETDSSWVREELGRYQSETPCEACDGYRLKPESLAVKIDGKHVGEVSRLSIRHAGEWFTALNDTLSDKQMEIARRILKEINDRLRFLVNVGLDYLNLSRASGTLSGGESQRIRLASQIGSGLTGVLYVLDEPSIGLHQRDNSRLLESLKGLRDLGNSVLVVEHDEEAILTADYVIDMGPAAGVHGGEIVAEGTAQQVMDNPASLTGQYLSGVREIAVPEDRRPISKKKMLRVVGATGNNLKNVTAEIPAGTFTCITGVSGGGKSTFTIETLYKAAARRLHNASDAPAPHDKIEGLEMFDKVIDIDQSPIGRTPRSNPATYTGAFQPIRDWFAGLPESKARGYGPGRFSFNVKGGRCEACQGDGLIKIEMHFLPDVYVTCDVCHGKRYNRETLEVLFKGKSIAEVLDMTVEEAADFFKAVPPVRDKMETLKRVGLGYVKVGQSATTLSGGEAQRVKLSKELSRRATGKTLYILDEPTTGLHFEDVKKLLEVLHELADQGNTMVVIEHNLDVVKTADWIVDFGPEGGDGGGEIVAQGSPEQVAANPKSWTGRYLAEILKRHEERRGARRRKLVSA, from the coding sequence ATGGCCGAACAGCTTAACTTCATCCGCGTGCGCGGGGCGCGTGAGCACAATCTCAAGAACGTCAACGTGGACATTCCGCGCGGCGAACTGGTGGTGCTGACCGGGCTGTCGGGCTCGGGCAAGAGTTCGCTCGCCTTCGACACCATCTATGCCGAGGGCCAGCGGCGCTATGTCGAGTCGCTCTCGGCCTATGCCCGCCAGTTCCTGGAGCTGATGAGCAAGCCGGACGTGGACCTCATCGAGGGCCTGTCGCCGGCCATCTCCATCGAGCAGAAGACCACCAGCCGCAATCCGCGCTCCACGGTCGGCACGGTCACCGAGATCCACGACTATATGCGCCTGCTGTGGGCCCGCGTCGGCGTGCCCTATTCGCCGGCCACCGGCCTGCCCATCGAGAGCCAGACCGTCTCTATGATGGTCGACAAACTGACGGCCTTGCCCGAGGGCGAGCGGCTCTACCTGCTGGCTCCCGTGGTGCGCGGCCGCAAGGGCGAGTACCGCAAGGAGATCGCCGAGTGGCAGAAGTCGGGCTTCCAGCGGCTGAAGATCGACGGGGAGTTCTATCCCATCGAGGACGCCCCGGTGCTGGACAAGAAATTCAAGCACGACATCGACATTGTCGTGGACCGGCTGGTGACCAAACCGGGCCTCGAGACCCGCTACGCCGATAGCATCGAGACGGCGCTGAAGCTGGCCGACGGCATCGCGGTGGCGGAATGGGCCGACAAGCCGGAGGGCCAGGACGAGCCCCGGCGCCTGCTGTTCTCCGAGAAGTTCGCCTGCCCGGTCTCCGGCTTCACGATCAGCGAGATCGAGCCGCGGCTATTCTCGTTCAACAACCCCTATGGCGCCTGCCCGGTCTGCGACGGCCTGGGGGCCAAGCTCGCCTTCGACGCCGACATGGTGGTGCCGGACAAGGACAAGACCCTGCATAAGGGCGCCATCGGACCCTGGTCCAAGGGCCCCTCCCCGCTCTACACCCAGACCCTGCAGGCGCTCGCGCGCCACTACGGCTTCTCGATGGACGAGCCCTGGTGGAAGCTCTCGGAGGCCGCCCGGAACGTCGTGCTCTACGGATCGGGGACCGAGAAGATCAAGTTCGTCTATGACGACAACGCCCGGAAGTACGAGGTCAACAAGACCTTCGAGGGCGTGCTGCCGAACCTGGAGCGCCGCTGGCGCGAGACGGATTCCTCCTGGGTGCGCGAGGAGCTGGGCCGCTATCAGTCCGAGACCCCCTGCGAGGCCTGCGACGGCTATCGCCTGAAGCCTGAATCCCTCGCCGTGAAGATCGACGGCAAGCATGTGGGCGAGGTCAGCCGGCTTTCCATCCGGCACGCCGGCGAGTGGTTCACGGCGCTCAACGACACGCTTTCCGACAAGCAGATGGAGATCGCGCGCCGGATCCTGAAGGAGATCAATGATCGCCTGCGCTTCCTGGTCAATGTGGGCCTGGACTACCTGAACCTCAGCCGCGCCTCGGGCACCCTGTCGGGCGGCGAGAGCCAGCGTATCCGCCTGGCCAGCCAGATCGGCTCAGGCCTGACCGGCGTGCTCTATGTGCTGGACGAACCCTCCATCGGCCTGCACCAGCGCGACAATTCCCGCCTGCTGGAGAGTCTGAAGGGCCTGCGCGACCTCGGCAATTCGGTCCTGGTGGTCGAGCATGACGAGGAGGCGATCCTGACCGCCGACTATGTCATCGACATGGGCCCGGCGGCCGGCGTCCACGGCGGCGAGATCGTCGCCGAGGGCACGGCTCAGCAGGTGATGGACAACCCCGCCAGCCTGACCGGCCAGTACCTTTCGGGCGTCCGTGAGATCGCAGTGCCGGAGGACCGCCGGCCGATCTCCAAGAAGAAGATGCTGCGGGTCGTCGGCGCCACCGGCAACAACCTGAAGAACGTCACCGCCGAGATCCCGGCCGGCACCTTCACCTGCATCACCGGGGTGTCGGGCGGCGGCAAGTCGACCTTCACCATCGAGACGCTCTACAAGGCCGCCGCGCGCCGGCTGCACAACGCCTCGGACGCCCCCGCCCCCCACGACAAGATCGAGGGGCTGGAGATGTTCGACAAGGTGATCGACATCGACCAGTCGCCCATCGGGCGCACGCCGCGCTCGAACCCGGCCACCTATACCGGCGCCTTCCAGCCGATCCGCGACTGGTTCGCCGGACTGCCGGAGTCCAAGGCGCGCGGCTATGGGCCGGGCCGGTTCAGCTTCAACGTCAAGGGCGGCCGCTGCGAGGCCTGCCAGGGCGACGGGCTGATCAAGATCGAGATGCACTTCCTGCCCGACGTCTACGTCACCTGCGATGTCTGCCACGGCAAGCGCTACAACCGCGAGACGCTGGAGGTGCTGTTCAAGGGCAAGTCCATCGCCGAGGTCCTGGACATGACCGTCGAGGAGGCCGCCGACTTCTTCAAGGCCGTGCCGCCGGTGCGCGACAAGATGGAGACCCTGAAGCGGGTGGGCCTTGGCTATGTGAAGGTCGGACAGTCGGCCACGACGCTCTCGGGCGGCGAGGCCCAGCGGGTGAAACTCTCAAAGGAGCTGTCGCGCCGGGCCACCGGCAAGACCCTCTACATCCTCGACGAACCGACCACGGGCCTGCACTTCGAGGACGTGAAGAAGCTGCTGGAAGTGCTCCACGAGCTGGCCGACCAGGGCAACACCATGGTGGTCATCGAGCACAACCTGGACGTCGTGAAGACCGCCGACTGGATCGTCGACTTCGGCCCCGAGGGCGGCGACGGCGGCGGCGAGATCGTGGCCCAGGGCAGCCCCGAGCAGGTGGCCGCCAACCCCAAGAGCTGGACCGGCCGCTACCTCGCCGAGATCCTCAAACGCCACGAGGAACGCCGCGGAGCCAGGCGGCGGAAGCTGGTGAGTGCTTAG
- a CDS encoding glutathione S-transferase family protein, translated as MILYGAPMPAPNPFRVRMFLAEKGIDLPETKVDMFKREHKSPEFRAKNSMGQIPTLELDDGTCISETVAICRYFEETNPTPPLFGTTPVEKALVDQWVRRVEFAVMMPVGSYWRHAHPRTAALLTQYKDFGESNKETYKGAQKYLNRELEGREFLVGDSLTMADICLLSTVDFAEWIGLPVEEEFANLVAWRARMKARPSASA; from the coding sequence ATGATCCTCTACGGCGCGCCGATGCCGGCGCCGAACCCCTTCCGCGTTCGCATGTTCCTCGCCGAGAAGGGCATCGACCTGCCGGAGACCAAGGTCGACATGTTCAAGCGCGAGCATAAGTCGCCGGAGTTCCGCGCCAAGAATTCCATGGGCCAGATCCCGACCCTGGAACTCGACGACGGGACCTGCATCTCCGAGACCGTCGCAATCTGCCGCTATTTCGAGGAAACCAATCCAACTCCGCCGCTGTTCGGCACGACGCCCGTGGAGAAGGCCCTGGTCGACCAGTGGGTCCGCCGGGTGGAGTTCGCGGTGATGATGCCGGTGGGCAGCTACTGGCGCCACGCGCACCCGCGCACCGCAGCCCTGCTGACCCAGTACAAGGACTTCGGGGAGAGCAACAAGGAGACCTACAAGGGCGCGCAGAAGTACCTGAACCGCGAGCTGGAAGGCCGTGAGTTCCTGGTCGGAGACAGCCTGACAATGGCCGACATCTGCCTGCTCTCGACGGTGGACTTCGCCGAGTGGATCGGCCTGCCCGTGGAGGAGGAATTCGCCAACCTAGTCGCCTGGCGCGCCCGGATGAAGGCGCGGCCCAGCGCCAGCGCCTAG
- the trmFO gene encoding methylenetetrahydrofolate--tRNA-(uracil(54)-C(5))-methyltransferase (FADH(2)-oxidizing) TrmFO, with protein sequence MSISPVHIVGGGLAGSEAAWQVAQAGVPVVLHEMRPVRGTDAHQTDGLAELVCSNSFRADDWTGNAVGLLHAEMRRLDSIIMSAGDAHQVPAGGALAVDREGFSQAVTARLEAHPLVTIAREEVAGLPPADWDSVIVATGPLTSPALSAAVLELTGEGELSFFDAIAPIVNVESIDMDICWRQSRYDKVGPGGDAAAYINCPMDKAQYEAFIDALLAGEKSEFKDWEHVPYFDGCLPIEVMAERGRETLRHGPMKPVGLTNDHDPQTKAHAIVQLRQDNALGTLWNMVGFQTKLKHGAQTEIFRMIPGLEKAVFARLGGLHRNTFLNSPKLLDAQLRMKSQPRLRFAGQVTGVEGYVESAAIGLLAGRFAAAERLGRPIEAPPATTALGALIGHITGGHIEAGKGSFQPMNINYGLLPPLDDAVVKRREDGSRIGSKERGRAKKLAMGERALADLDSWATRVPLAAE encoded by the coding sequence ATGTCGATCTCCCCTGTTCATATCGTCGGCGGCGGCCTGGCCGGTTCCGAGGCCGCCTGGCAGGTCGCCCAGGCTGGCGTCCCCGTGGTCCTGCACGAAATGCGGCCCGTGCGCGGCACCGACGCACACCAGACCGACGGCCTGGCCGAATTGGTCTGCTCCAACTCGTTCCGCGCCGATGATTGGACCGGCAACGCCGTGGGCCTGCTGCACGCGGAGATGCGGCGGCTGGACTCGATCATCATGTCGGCGGGCGACGCCCACCAGGTTCCCGCGGGCGGCGCCCTGGCCGTCGACAGGGAAGGCTTCTCCCAGGCTGTCACCGCAAGGCTCGAGGCGCATCCCTTGGTCACCATCGCGCGCGAAGAGGTGGCCGGCCTGCCCCCGGCCGACTGGGACAGCGTGATCGTCGCCACCGGGCCCCTCACCTCGCCCGCCCTGTCGGCGGCGGTGCTAGAGCTGACCGGCGAGGGCGAACTCTCGTTCTTCGACGCCATCGCCCCGATCGTGAACGTCGAATCCATCGACATGGACATCTGCTGGCGCCAGTCGCGCTACGACAAGGTCGGCCCCGGCGGCGACGCGGCGGCCTATATCAACTGCCCGATGGACAAGGCCCAGTACGAAGCCTTCATCGACGCCCTGCTGGCCGGCGAGAAGTCCGAGTTCAAGGACTGGGAGCACGTCCCCTATTTCGACGGCTGCCTGCCCATCGAGGTGATGGCGGAGCGCGGCCGCGAGACCCTGCGTCACGGGCCGATGAAGCCGGTGGGCCTGACCAACGACCACGACCCGCAGACCAAGGCGCACGCCATCGTCCAGTTGCGGCAGGACAACGCCCTGGGCACGCTTTGGAACATGGTCGGCTTCCAGACCAAGCTGAAGCACGGCGCACAGACCGAGATCTTCCGCATGATCCCGGGCCTGGAGAAGGCGGTGTTCGCACGCCTCGGCGGCCTGCATCGCAACACGTTCCTGAACAGCCCCAAGCTGTTGGACGCCCAGCTTCGGATGAAATCTCAGCCACGCTTGCGGTTCGCCGGCCAGGTGACCGGGGTCGAGGGCTATGTGGAGAGCGCCGCCATCGGCCTGCTGGCCGGCCGTTTCGCCGCGGCCGAGCGCCTGGGCCGGCCCATCGAGGCGCCACCGGCCACCACCGCCCTGGGCGCCCTGATCGGCCACATCACGGGCGGCCACATCGAGGCGGGCAAGGGCAGCTTCCAGCCCATGAACATCAACTACGGCCTGCTGCCGCCGCTGGACGATGCGGTGGTCAAGCGGCGCGAGGACGGCAGCCGGATCGGCTCGAAGGAACGCGGCCGGGCCAAGAAGCTGGCGATGGGCGAACGCGCCCTGGCCGACCTCGACAGCTGGGCCACGAGGGTTCCGCTGGCGGCGGAATAG
- a CDS encoding TetR/AcrR family transcriptional regulator C-terminal domain-containing protein has product MGLDRKTIVAAALRLLDEQGLEGVTTRRLAEVLGVAGPSLYWHVKNKDALFDHMSDAMFGEVLQTDPAVRRAREWDEWLAAGARVIRKAALSHRDGARLLTGRHPTGAQAIAVVPGMVERLERAGFTNTEAHLAFRTLSRFTLGWALDEQTGGGAADSEAGFEFGLAVILDGLRARLTAQVGGAVRA; this is encoded by the coding sequence ATGGGCCTGGATCGCAAGACCATCGTCGCCGCGGCCTTGCGGCTGTTGGACGAGCAGGGCCTGGAGGGCGTGACGACGCGGCGGCTGGCGGAGGTGCTGGGCGTGGCCGGGCCTTCGCTCTACTGGCACGTGAAGAACAAGGACGCCCTGTTCGACCACATGTCGGACGCCATGTTCGGCGAGGTGCTGCAGACCGACCCCGCGGTCCGGCGGGCGCGGGAGTGGGACGAATGGCTGGCCGCCGGGGCGCGGGTGATACGCAAGGCGGCGCTGTCCCATCGCGACGGAGCCCGGCTGCTGACCGGGCGCCATCCCACCGGCGCGCAGGCGATCGCCGTGGTCCCGGGCATGGTGGAGCGACTGGAGCGTGCCGGCTTCACCAACACCGAGGCGCACCTCGCCTTCCGCACCCTGTCGCGTTTCACCCTGGGCTGGGCGCTGGACGAGCAGACGGGCGGCGGGGCCGCCGACAGCGAGGCCGGCTTCGAGTTCGGCCTGGCGGTGATTCTGGACGGCCTGCGCGCCCGGCTGACGGCCCAGGTCGGCGGCGCGGTCCGGGCCTGA
- a CDS encoding alpha/beta fold hydrolase encodes MNVKTMTALAALLAVSASAAAAQNGELRCPAKDCPGDVVVAPGSVVDPKTGRKFFLDYPKDLKPGEKVVFVLNLHGGGSFGNWQRHYFPIVDQVDKYRLVVATPNAPPRIWQPSDDAHLQNVVDMVYDRFGAANIKAFWLAGHSQGGMTSRRIVCSDYFAPKVTGFLSLSGGRVGGQPERTGRGPAPQRGATAPDGPSPEMMAAMARSMAAPLACDFSHIYTTGEHEVVALPQTSEWAAKYGCAAREKRADIVDTTAGYVYDTSRQDPPTKAWGRPAGPGRTEVFVYPNCRDGRVVADLVRIDKGHTEGLEPHVVEEIVKLMVAAK; translated from the coding sequence ATGAACGTCAAGACCATGACCGCCCTGGCCGCCCTGCTGGCGGTGAGCGCCTCCGCCGCCGCCGCGCAGAACGGCGAACTGCGCTGCCCGGCCAAGGATTGCCCCGGAGATGTGGTGGTCGCCCCGGGCTCGGTGGTCGACCCCAAGACCGGCCGGAAGTTCTTCCTGGACTATCCGAAGGACCTCAAGCCCGGCGAGAAGGTGGTGTTCGTGTTGAACCTGCACGGCGGCGGCAGCTTCGGGAACTGGCAGCGCCACTACTTCCCCATCGTCGATCAGGTGGACAAGTACCGGCTGGTGGTGGCGACGCCGAATGCGCCGCCCCGGATCTGGCAGCCGAGTGACGACGCCCACCTGCAGAATGTCGTGGACATGGTCTATGACCGCTTCGGCGCGGCCAACATCAAGGCCTTCTGGCTGGCAGGGCATTCGCAGGGCGGCATGACCTCGCGTCGCATCGTCTGTTCCGACTATTTCGCGCCGAAGGTCACCGGATTTCTCAGCCTTTCCGGCGGACGCGTCGGCGGCCAGCCCGAGCGGACCGGCCGTGGGCCGGCCCCTCAGCGCGGGGCCACCGCGCCCGACGGCCCGTCGCCCGAGATGATGGCCGCCATGGCGCGCAGCATGGCCGCGCCGCTGGCCTGCGATTTCTCACACATCTACACGACCGGCGAGCATGAGGTCGTCGCCCTGCCGCAGACCTCGGAATGGGCGGCGAAGTACGGCTGCGCGGCACGGGAGAAGCGGGCCGACATCGTCGACACCACGGCGGGCTATGTCTACGACACCAGCCGCCAAGACCCGCCGACCAAGGCCTGGGGCCGCCCGGCCGGTCCCGGCCGCACCGAGGTCTTCGTCTATCCGAACTGCAGAGACGGCCGGGTGGTCGCCGACCTGGTGCGGATCGACAAGGGCCATACCGAGGGCCTGGAACCCCACGTGGTCGAGGAGATCGTCAAGCTGATGGTGGCGGCGAAATAG
- a CDS encoding squalene/phytoene synthase family protein has protein sequence MPEQDLPDDLDGLIARVDPDRWLSSRFVADARARADVIALYAYDYELARAPKVASNALMGEIRLTWWREVLDEVFEGRPVRHHPTAQALAAATAAHGLPREPLEAMIDARYRELSPEPMNLADALEWAANTGGAAAMLAARILDPSADPAKAASGGRAWAIGRLMGTAGMTGEGAQAALNAALSGARGLSPAAFPAVAHATLARVRAKGARPSELAARIRLLWAVLTGRV, from the coding sequence ATGCCCGAACAAGACCTTCCCGACGACCTCGACGGCCTGATCGCCCGGGTGGACCCCGACCGCTGGCTCTCCAGCCGGTTCGTGGCCGACGCCAGGGCGCGCGCCGATGTGATCGCCCTCTACGCCTATGACTACGAGCTGGCGCGCGCGCCCAAGGTCGCCTCCAACGCCCTGATGGGCGAGATCCGCCTGACCTGGTGGCGCGAGGTGCTGGATGAGGTGTTCGAGGGCCGTCCCGTGCGCCATCACCCCACGGCCCAGGCCCTGGCGGCGGCCACCGCCGCCCACGGCCTTCCCCGCGAGCCGCTGGAGGCGATGATCGACGCCCGCTATCGCGAGCTCTCGCCCGAACCCATGAACCTGGCCGACGCCCTGGAATGGGCGGCCAACACCGGCGGGGCGGCGGCGATGCTGGCCGCCCGCATTCTCGACCCCTCCGCCGATCCCGCCAAGGCGGCCAGCGGCGGCCGGGCCTGGGCGATCGGGCGACTGATGGGAACGGCGGGCATGACGGGGGAGGGCGCGCAGGCCGCCCTGAACGCGGCGCTTTCCGGCGCTCGGGGCCTGTCGCCGGCGGCCTTCCCGGCGGTGGCGCATGCGACCCTGGCCCGCGTCAGGGCCAAGGGCGCCCGCCCCTCCGAGCTGGCCGCCCGGATCCGCCTGCTCTGGGCCGTGCTGACCGGGCGGGTCTGA
- a CDS encoding urate hydroxylase PuuD, with translation MAGLLSNFRNTMIVSFILAIIMVAGYMSHYGSTDAIFWQAVFRLLHTFFGILWIGLLYYFNFVQIRVMPAIPAELKPAVSKYIAPEALFWFRWAALATWVMGVVLAMNRGYLIEAFSLGATEGFSVPQHTMIGTGMWLATIMFINVWAFIWPNQKIALGLVEADADAKAKAGRTAMLFSRINTLLSVPMLVTMTMSQTIFG, from the coding sequence ATGGCCGGACTGCTTTCTAATTTCCGCAACACCATGATCGTGAGCTTCATTCTCGCGATCATCATGGTCGCGGGCTATATGAGCCACTACGGCTCGACCGACGCCATTTTCTGGCAGGCCGTGTTCCGCTTGCTGCACACCTTCTTCGGCATCCTCTGGATCGGGCTGCTGTACTATTTCAACTTCGTCCAGATCCGGGTCATGCCGGCCATCCCGGCCGAGCTGAAGCCCGCCGTCTCCAAGTACATCGCGCCCGAGGCGCTGTTCTGGTTCCGCTGGGCGGCCCTGGCCACCTGGGTCATGGGCGTGGTGCTCGCCATGAACCGCGGCTATCTGATCGAGGCCTTCAGCCTCGGCGCCACCGAGGGCTTCTCGGTGCCGCAGCACACCATGATCGGCACCGGCATGTGGCTGGCCACGATCATGTTCATCAACGTCTGGGCGTTCATCTGGCCGAACCAGAAAATCGCGCTGGGTCTCGTCGAGGCCGACGCGGACGCCAAGGCCAAGGCCGGTCGCACGGCGATGCTGTTCTCGCGCATCAACACCCTGCTGTCGGTGCCTATGCTGGTCACCATGACCATGAGCCAGACCATCTTCGGCTGA
- a CDS encoding Mth938-like domain-containing protein, protein MARDAPQIDAYGDGGFRLSSGRHQGSLLILRDEPTVWPVRSLAELTPASFADVLAAGRAEVEFVLLGVGAINALPPKAVRETLQKAGIGLEFMDTAAAARLYNVLTAEGRRLAAALIAI, encoded by the coding sequence ATGGCCCGCGACGCGCCCCAGATCGATGCCTATGGCGACGGCGGCTTCCGCCTCTCCTCGGGCCGGCATCAGGGCTCGCTGCTGATCCTGCGTGACGAGCCGACCGTCTGGCCGGTGCGTTCGCTGGCCGAGCTTACCCCCGCCAGCTTTGCCGATGTGCTGGCGGCGGGGCGCGCCGAGGTGGAGTTCGTGCTGCTGGGGGTGGGGGCGATCAACGCCCTGCCGCCGAAGGCGGTGCGCGAGACCCTGCAGAAGGCCGGAATCGGCCTGGAATTCATGGACACGGCCGCCGCGGCGCGGCTCTACAACGTCCTGACCGCCGAGGGCCGCAGGCTCGCCGCCGCCCTCATCGCGATCTGA
- the secF gene encoding protein translocase subunit SecF, protein MSKFWPLIKLLPVKTNFRFVKYSPIIGGISALACAASLFFTIWPATPPCGGLNCGVDFRGGTVLELSTVDGRPADLGKIRQALAGQGVGDIQVQAFGKASDVLVRFEVKDAAHATRAVDGVKAELVKALGPLNFKKTEVVGPKVSGELFRNGVLALLLGIGMMMTYIWFRFGLTFGIGAASALVHDVLLTFGLFAFTQMEFTLTAVASILTIIGYSVNDTVVILDRIRENLRKYKKMPLGDVIDLSINETLSRTAITGVTGIMALTGLAVFGGDALLGFSISMIFGIVVGTYSSFYIAAPVLLMLGVKRGEEDEVRPAAAGAAQRP, encoded by the coding sequence ATGTCGAAATTCTGGCCCCTAATCAAGCTGCTGCCGGTCAAGACGAACTTCAGGTTCGTCAAGTACTCGCCGATCATCGGCGGCATCTCGGCCCTGGCTTGCGCGGCCTCGCTGTTCTTCACCATCTGGCCGGCGACCCCGCCCTGCGGCGGCTTGAACTGCGGCGTCGACTTCCGCGGCGGGACGGTCCTGGAGCTTTCCACGGTCGACGGCAGGCCCGCCGACCTCGGCAAGATCCGCCAGGCCCTGGCGGGGCAGGGTGTCGGCGACATCCAGGTCCAGGCCTTCGGAAAGGCCAGCGACGTGCTGGTCCGGTTCGAGGTCAAGGACGCGGCCCACGCCACCCGGGCCGTGGACGGCGTCAAGGCCGAGCTGGTCAAGGCGCTTGGTCCGCTGAACTTCAAGAAGACCGAGGTCGTCGGTCCCAAGGTCTCGGGCGAGCTGTTCCGCAACGGCGTGCTCGCCCTGCTGCTCGGGATCGGGATGATGATGACCTACATCTGGTTCCGGTTCGGCCTGACCTTCGGGATCGGCGCGGCCTCGGCCCTGGTCCACGACGTGCTGCTCACCTTCGGCCTGTTCGCTTTCACCCAGATGGAATTCACGCTGACGGCGGTGGCCTCGATCCTGACCATCATCGGCTATTCGGTGAACGACACCGTGGTCATCCTCGACCGGATCCGCGAGAACCTGCGCAAGTACAAGAAAATGCCCCTGGGCGACGTCATCGACCTCTCGATCAACGAGACCCTGTCTCGGACGGCGATCACCGGCGTGACCGGGATCATGGCCCTGACCGGCTTGGCCGTGTTCGGCGGCGACGCCCTGCTCGGCTTCTCGATCTCGATGATCTTCGGCATCGTGGTGGGCACCTATTCGTCCTTCTACATCGCCGCGCCGGTCTTGCTGATGCTGGGCGTCAAGCGGGGCGAGGAAGACGAGGTCCGGCCGGCCGCGGCGGGCGCGGCCCAGCGGCCCTGA